The sequence CGGAAGTATGTCCTTTGCATTATCTTTTACGGAGAAAAAGCAGGGCTCCCTGGTAAAACTGCCCATAGAGCGTATCACAATCGGATAGGAGGAAAGGAACATGAAATCAATCCTTGTAATTGGAATGGGAAGATTTGGAAAGCATTTATGCCAGAGTCTGGTAAAAAACGGAAATGACGTTATGGCAGTGGATGAAAATGAAGAAAATCTGGAGGATATTCTGTCTCTTGTGACCAGTGCAAAAATCGGGGACTGTACCAAAGAAGAAGTGCTGAAAAGTTTTGGAGTCAGCAATTTTGATATCTGTTTTGTGTGTATTGGCACAAATTTCCAGAGCAGTCTGGAAATTACCAGTCTGCTGAAGGATTTGGGAGCACCCTATGTAATCAGCAAGGCTACCAGAGATATCCAGGCTAAATTTCTGCTGCGGAACGGAGCGGATGAGGTGGTTTATCCCGACCGGGATATTGCCAAACGGATTGCCGTGAAGGTCAGTGCCAACCATGTATATGATTATATGGAGATGGGAGAATACTCCATCTATGAGATTCAGCCTCTGGAAGAATGGATAGGAAGGTCCATCAAAGAAGTGAATTTTCGTGTGGCATACAATGCCAGTATTCTGGGAATCAAACAGGATGGCCATACCAGTCTTCTGCCGGATGCAGATCACAGATTTATCAAAGAAGAACACCTGATGGTTATCGGCAAAAAAGAAGATATTGAGCGAATCCTGAAACGGTTATAACAGGAAACGGAACAGCATAAAACATACAAAGGATAAAAGGAGTGCAGGGATGATACAATATATTACGGAGCTGGACGGGAATATTCTGCTGTTTATTCAGGAGTTTCTGAGATTTGAATGGCTGGATCCCATCGTATTGTTTCTCACTGCTCTGGGAAACGGTGGAGCAGTCTGGATTGCCCTGACTGCCTGCTTTCTGATACAGAAGAAATATCAGAAAACAGGAATTGCCATGGCGCTTTCTCTGATACTCGGAGCGCTGATAACCAATGTGCTGCTGAAAAATCTGGTGATGCGTCCAAGACCTTATACTATGATACCGGAGCTCCATGCGCTGGTAACTGCCGCGGACTGGTCTTTTCCATCCGGACATTCCACCAGCTCCATAGCGGCAGCATTTGTCATGTTCCGGGAACTGCCCCGGAATATCGGAGTACCGGCACTGGTTCTGGCAGTCATAATCTGCCTGTCCAGACTGTATGTGGGCGTGCATTATCCTACGGATGTGCTCTGCGGGGCGGCTATCGGCCTGCTGTCTGCAGTCTGCGCCATGCATCTTGCGGAACGCCGGAAAACGTCCGGAGCAGAATGAGTATACCGAAGTTACCTGAATTTACAGAAAAGAGGAGATATTATGCCACAGGGAAATCCAAAACCCGGAGAACGCTATTTACATTTTAAACAGAAGATGTATCAGGTTATCACAACTGCCAGACATTCCGAAACAGGGGAACTGCTGGTGATTTATCAGGCCCTGTACGGAGATTTTCAGGTTTATGCCAGGCCTCTGGAACAGTTTGTCAGCCTGGCAGACCGGGAGAAATATCCGGATGTACGTCAGAAATACCGGTTTCAGCTTCAGGAGGAAGTACCGGAAAACACTTCCGGAGACCGGGCAAAAGTACCGGAAAAATCCGGACGGGAGAGCACTGCGGAGACGCCGGGAAAATCTGCATGGGGGAACGCTGCGGAGACGCCGGGAAAATCCGGATACGGAGATACGGCAGAAGAAAAACTGATGGCATTTTTTGACGCCAGGACCATGGAGCAGAAATATGAGATTCTGCTGGATATGCGGGAAGATATTACGGACCGGATGATTAACAACATGGCGGTGGTGCTGGATGTGGTGATTGAGGAAGGCCCTCTGGACCAGCGTTATGAAGAACTGAAAACCTGTGTGCGCACGTTTCAGAAATATGAGGTGGGGCGTTAGAAACTGCAGAAAAGGAGGTTGCCCCTCCTTTTTTTCTGTGCTAAAATAAAAAGAAAGATTATTATTTTCAGAAAGGATTCAATGCAGATATGTTGCTTCTAATTAAAAATGGAACCGTAATCAATCCGGGAGACAAAACAGAACAGAAAGCAGACGTACTTGTGGAAGATGGTATCATTAAGAAGATTGCTCCCGGACAATCCGTAAAGGCGGACCGGGTGGTGGACGCGGCAGACTGTTATGTTATGCCGGGATTTATTGATATGCATGTACACCTGCGAGATCCTGGAATGGAAGAAAAAGAAACTGTGGAAACAGGGTTAAAGGCAGCGGTACACGGAGGTTTTACCACCGTAGTGGCAATGCCCAATACCAAACCTGTGGTGGACAATGCAGATGTGGTAAATTACGTCCATAACAAGGGAAAAAACATGGGACTTGCCCATGTGCTGCAGACCGGAGCTGTCACGAAAGGGCAGCGGGGAGAGGTACTGTCAGATATAGAGGGAATGGTGGAAGCGGGGATTCCCGCCATCAGCGAAGATGGAAAATCCGTTATGAACGCCCAGTTATACCGGGAAGCCATGACTCTTGCCGTGAAATATGATATACCGGTGCTGGCCCACTGCGAAGATATCAATCTGGTAAACGGCGGGGTGGTAAATGCCGATGAAACTACGGAGAAAATGAGGCTGAAAGGCATCAGCAACTCTGTGGAAGACGTAATTGTGGCAAGAGATATTATGCTGGCAAAAGAAACGGGCGCGGCTCTTCATCTGTGCCACTGTTCCACAAAAGACAGTGTGAAAATGGTAGAAATGGCCAGACAGGAAGGAATCCGCGTGACAGCGGAAGTCTGTCCTCATCATTTTATCCTGACCAGCAGTGATATCAGAGAAAATGATGCCAATTATAAGATGAATCCGCCTCTGCGCACGAAAGAAGATGTGGAGGCTCTGCGGGAAGGGCTGAAAGCAGATATTATGGATGTAATCGCCACAGACCATGCGCCCCATACAGCCATTGAAAAGGGCATGGGTATCCGCAAAGCGCCTTTCGGAATTGTGGGCCTGGAAACGGCCGCAGCCCTGACCATGACAGAACTGGTGGACAAGGGTTATCTTACGGTTATGCAGATGGCAGAAAAAATGAGTTATAACCCCGCACGGATTCTGGGACTGGACAAGGGTGTGGTGGAAGAAGGGAAAGAAGCGGATCTTGTGGTATTCCATCCCAAAAAGGAATATACCATCAATCCCGATGATTTTTATTCCAGAGGAAAAAATACGCCTTTTGCCGGAAAAAAGGTAAAAGGAATGGTAATGGCAACAATTGCAGGCGGCAGAGTAGTATACGAGAAGTAAAGAGAGGATTGTTATGATTAACAGGTTAATAGCAAAAATTCAGAAAACCCATGCTCCCGTGGTGGTGGGGCTTGACCCCATGCTGGAGTATATTCCGGAACATGTGAAACAGAAAGCATTTCAGGAATACGGGGAGACACTGGAGGGCGCGGCGGAAGCCATCTGGCAGTTTAACAAAGAGATTGTGGACAATACCTGGGATCTGATTCCGGCTGTAAAGCCTCAGATTGCCATGTATGAGCAGTTTGGCATACCGGGGCTTACAGCCTTTCAGAAAACCCTGGATTACTGCCATGAAAAGGATCTGGTGGTAATCGGCGATATAAAAAGAGGTGATATCGGTTCTACATCCGCGGCTTATGCGGCGGGACATATCGGAACAGTTACGGTGGGAAGCAGAACGTACCATCCTTTTGATGAAGATTTTATTACCGTAAACCCCTATCTGGGAACGGACGGGGTGAAGCCCTTTGTTGATGTGTGCCGTCAGGAGAAGAAGGGCCTGTTTATTCTGGTCAAGACTTCCAATCCCTCCAGCGGGGAATTTCAGGACAGGCTGATTGACGGAAAGCCCCTGTATGAGCACGTAGGAGAACAGGTAGCCCGCTGGGGCGCCGACTGCATGGGAGATTCTTACAGCTATATCGGGGCAGTGGTGGGCGCTACTTATCCGGAGATGGGGAAGGTACTGCGAAAAATCATGCCCAAAACGTATATTCTTGTGCCCGGATACGGAGCCCAGGGAGGCAAAGGAGCAGATCTGGTACATTTCTTTGATGAGGATGGGCTGGGGGCAATTGTAAACTCATCCAGAGGTATTATTGCGGCCTGGAAGCAGGAATCTTATCAGAAATTCGGAGCGGAGCATTTCGGGGAAGCCTCCAGAGCGGCAGTACTGGAAATGATTCAGGATATCAGCGGAGCGTTGCAGAATCGTTCCTGAGCAAATAAAATATGATATGCAGGAGAAAGGTATGACAGAACGATATAAGGAACAGGCGGTAATTATCCGGCAGGAAGAAATTTCCTATGGGATTTTCAGCATGTGGTTGAAAACAGATAAGATTGCAGGACAGGCGGGACCGGGACAGTTTTTATCCATTTACTGTCATGAAGGCAGCAGGCTGCTCCCCCGGCCCATCAGTATCTGCGAGGTGGACAGAGAAGACCGGGCGGTCCGGATTGTATACCGGGTGGCCGGAAAAGGGACGGAGGAACTGTCCGGAATGAGAACTGGAGGAAGCCTGGAAATTGTGGGCCCTCTGGGAAACGGATTTCCCTTAAAAGAAAAAAAGGCATTGTTAATTGGCGGAGGAATTGGGATTCCACCTCTGCTGCAGCTTGCAAAAGAGTTAAAATGTGAGAAACAGATGGTGCTGGGATACCGGGATTCCCTGTTTCTGCAGAAAGAATTCAAACGCCGGGGGAACGTTTATATTGCCACGGAAGACGGAAGCTACGGCACGGAAGGAAATGTGCTGGACGCCATACGGGAAAACGGGCTGGACGGAGAAATCATTTATGCCTGCGGTCCCGCGCCCATGCTCCGGGCAGTAAAAGCCTTTGCCAGAGAAAGGCAGATGGAGTGCTGGGTATCCCTGGAGGAACGGATGGCATGTGGAATCGGGGCATGTCTTGCCTGTGTGTGCAAATCCAAAGAACGGGACAGCCACACGAATGTAAATAACAAACGGGTATGTAAAGAAGGACCGGTATTCCGTGCAGAGGAGGTGGAGTTTTGATGAACACAAAAGTAAAGCTGGCTGGCGTGACATTGAAAAATCCCGTAATGACTGCATCGGGTACCTTCGGCTCCGGAGCGGAGTACGCGGAATTTGTGGACTTGAATAAACTGGGGGCAGTGGTGACAAAAGGCGTGGCCAGCGTGCCCTGGGAAGGGAATCCCACCCCAAGGGTGGCGGAGACTTACGGAGGAATGCTCAATGCTGTGGGACTTCAGAATCCGGGCATTGATTTATTTGTGGAGCGGGATATCCCCTTTCTGACCAAATATGACACGAAGATAATTGTAAATGTCTGCGGCAGAACCACAGAAGATTACTGCGAGGTGGTAAAGCGCCTGGCCAGCCAGCCGGTGGATATGCTGGAAATCAATATTTCCTGCCCCAATGTAAAGGAAGGGGGCATTGCTTTCGGCCAGGACCCGAAGGCTGTGGAAGAGATTACGAAAGAAATAAAGAAATATGCGAAACAGCCGGTGATTATGAAACTGAGTCCTAATGTGACAGATATTACGGAGATGGCAAAAGCGGCGGAAGCCGGCGGTGCAGATGTAATTTCCCTGATTAATACCATTACCGGAATGAAAATAGATGTGCACCGCAGGACCTTTGCCCTTGCCAATAAGACAGGAGGGCTCTCCGGTCCGGTCATTCATCCCATAGCAGTGCGGATGGTATATGAGGTTGCCCAGGCAGTCCGGATTCCCATTATCGGAATGGGTGGAATTACCACTGCGGAAGATGCGCTGGAACTGATTCTGGCAGGAGCCGCTGCAGTGTCGGTGGGAACCGCCAGTTTTCATAATCCCACAGTGACCATGGAGATTGTGGAGGGCATTCAGGACTACATGGAACAGTACGGGGTGAAGGATATCCGGGAACTGACAGGCGCAGTAAGAGGATAACATTTCAGAACAGGAAGTTAAGAATTTTAATCTGAATCGAACCAGGACAGGAAGACGGAAGGGCCGCTGCACCGGGAGATATGTGCAGGGCCCTTTTATCGCACTGCGGCGGATATGAAGTATGTCGCAAAGCGGCCTGACGCAGGCGGAGAATCCTGCAAATCAGGATTCTTTTTTTTAGTTGCATCGTGCGGAGGAAAGTGATACAATAGCCAGGATATGCTCTGAGAGCAAAACTGGAAGGACAGAGAGGATACTGAAAATTATGGCTAAAAGCGTAACAAAAGACATGACAAATGGTTCCCCCATGAAGCTGATTCTGCAGTTCTGCATCCCGCTGTTTTTCGGAATGCTGTTTCAGCAGTTTTACAGTATGATGGATACGGTAATCGTAGGGAAATTTCTGGGCGTGAGTGCTCTTGCGGCAGTGGGAGCCACCGGTTCCATAAATTTTATGATTATCGGATTCTGTATGGGTGTGTGCAATGGATTTGCCATTCCTGTGGCCCAGCAGTTCGGGGCGGGCGATTACCATGCGCTGCGCAAATATGTGGCCAACAGCGCATGGCTTTCCATTGTATTTGCCGGTGTGATGACAGCGGCAGTCTGTGTGCTCTGCCGCCGGATTCTGCTGTGGATGAACACTCCGGCAGATATTCTGGACGGAGCGTACAGTTATATTTTTGTGATATTTCTGGGTATTCCGGTGATTTACCTGTATAATCTGCTGTCCGGGATTATCCGTTCCCTGGGAGACAGCAAAAGCCCTCTGATTTTTCTGATTTTTTCTTCTGTGCTGAACATTATCCTTGATATGGTGCTGATTCTGGTGTTTCACATGGGAGTGTCGGGGGCTGCCTGGGCAACGGTAATTTCCCAGGCCATTTCCGGAGTTGCCTGTCTGATTTATATGATAAAAAGATTTGATATTCTGAAAATGAGCAGAGATGAATGGAGGGCAGACGGGATTTATGTAAAAAATCTCTGTAATATGGGAATTCCCATGGGATTGCAGTATTCCATTACCGCCATTGGAAGCGTCATTCTTCAGACGTCGGTGAATACCCTTGGCTCCCTGGCGGTGGCGGCTATTGCGGCGGCTTCCAAAATCGGCATGTTTTTCTGCTGTCCCTTTGACGCCATGGGCTCCACTATGGCTACTTATGCGGGACAGAATGTGGGCGCAGGGAAGCTGGAGCGTGTTTCCAGAGGTATGAAATCCACCTGTGTGCTGGGACTGATTTATTCTGTTCTTGCCTTTCTGGTACTGGCATTTTTCGGGAAAACCATTGCATTGCTGTTTGTCAGTCCTTCCGAACACGCAATTTTGCAGGATGTAAGCAGCTATCTGGTCATCACTGCCGCATTTTTCTTTCCGCTGGCACTGGTAAATATTGTCCGGTTTACCATTCAGGGGCTGGGATTCAGCCGGTTTGCAATTCTGGCAGGAGTGTGTGAAATGGCGGCCCGGAGTCTGGTGGGGCTGGGATTTGTGCCCGTGTTTGGCTATATTGCCGCATGTTTTGCCAGTCCGGTGGCATGGATTTGTGCAGATTTATTTCTGATACCGGCTTATCTGTATGTGATGAAAAAACTGTATCGTATGATGGAGGGCGAAAACAGAATTGCTGTTTAAATTCTTGTAACTATTCAGAACCCCAGGCCACAGACATGCCAGCAAAGCTGTCATTCGTCCCAAAAGGGACTTTTGTCTGTGGCTGAGGGGATGATCACCTTCCTGGAAATAGCAATTCATCCGTTTTCAAATAAATTTGAACGTTCTGAATTGCTATTTCCAGGGGGTTCTGAATAGTTACAAATTCTTAAAAAATATTAAGAAAGTTTTCACAGAAGACAGGTTGATTTTTTCCGGAAATCTGTCATATGATAGAGGAGAAAAATATATGATAGACAAAAGAGAGTATGGACAGGGAGAGAAGTATGGAAAAGCAACAGAATGAGATGAAGAGAAGAGAGAACAGAAGAAAACAGAAGCGTTATCTGCAGAAACGTATGGGAATGACGCTGGCTCTTTTGCTGGTGATTACCGGTGTGGGAGTGACGGCTGCAGTGATGGCCGCCAGTAGAAAGAAAGACAAAGAACAGGATAAAGGCACGGTGGAAACCATTGCAGACCCTGCGGTGGACGAGGTGAAAAATAAACCGGAACAGGCAAAACAGCCGGAAGAGCAGGAACCCCAGGATGACAGCGCCCTGATTCTGGAGGAAGCAAACCGTCTGGCCATGGGATACGATTATGACGGAGCCATAGAGAAAATAAAGAGTTACAGCGGCTATGAGTCTGTAACTGCCATGACAGCAGCTATTGAGGATTATGAGGCCCGGAAGGCAGAATGCGTCCCGGTGAATGTAAGTGAG is a genomic window of Lachnospiraceae bacterium JLR.KK002 containing:
- a CDS encoding TrkA family potassium uptake protein, with protein sequence MKSILVIGMGRFGKHLCQSLVKNGNDVMAVDENEENLEDILSLVTSAKIGDCTKEEVLKSFGVSNFDICFVCIGTNFQSSLEITSLLKDLGAPYVISKATRDIQAKFLLRNGADEVVYPDRDIAKRIAVKVSANHVYDYMEMGEYSIYEIQPLEEWIGRSIKEVNFRVAYNASILGIKQDGHTSLLPDADHRFIKEEHLMVIGKKEDIERILKRL
- a CDS encoding phosphatase PAP2 family protein, yielding MIQYITELDGNILLFIQEFLRFEWLDPIVLFLTALGNGGAVWIALTACFLIQKKYQKTGIAMALSLILGALITNVLLKNLVMRPRPYTMIPELHALVTAADWSFPSGHSTSSIAAAFVMFRELPRNIGVPALVLAVIICLSRLYVGVHYPTDVLCGAAIGLLSAVCAMHLAERRKTSGAE
- a CDS encoding DUF1653 domain-containing protein; amino-acid sequence: MPQGNPKPGERYLHFKQKMYQVITTARHSETGELLVIYQALYGDFQVYARPLEQFVSLADREKYPDVRQKYRFQLQEEVPENTSGDRAKVPEKSGRESTAETPGKSAWGNAAETPGKSGYGDTAEEKLMAFFDARTMEQKYEILLDMREDITDRMINNMAVVLDVVIEEGPLDQRYEELKTCVRTFQKYEVGR
- a CDS encoding dihydroorotase yields the protein MLLLIKNGTVINPGDKTEQKADVLVEDGIIKKIAPGQSVKADRVVDAADCYVMPGFIDMHVHLRDPGMEEKETVETGLKAAVHGGFTTVVAMPNTKPVVDNADVVNYVHNKGKNMGLAHVLQTGAVTKGQRGEVLSDIEGMVEAGIPAISEDGKSVMNAQLYREAMTLAVKYDIPVLAHCEDINLVNGGVVNADETTEKMRLKGISNSVEDVIVARDIMLAKETGAALHLCHCSTKDSVKMVEMARQEGIRVTAEVCPHHFILTSSDIRENDANYKMNPPLRTKEDVEALREGLKADIMDVIATDHAPHTAIEKGMGIRKAPFGIVGLETAAALTMTELVDKGYLTVMQMAEKMSYNPARILGLDKGVVEEGKEADLVVFHPKKEYTINPDDFYSRGKNTPFAGKKVKGMVMATIAGGRVVYEK
- the pyrF gene encoding orotidine-5'-phosphate decarboxylase, which codes for MINRLIAKIQKTHAPVVVGLDPMLEYIPEHVKQKAFQEYGETLEGAAEAIWQFNKEIVDNTWDLIPAVKPQIAMYEQFGIPGLTAFQKTLDYCHEKDLVVIGDIKRGDIGSTSAAYAAGHIGTVTVGSRTYHPFDEDFITVNPYLGTDGVKPFVDVCRQEKKGLFILVKTSNPSSGEFQDRLIDGKPLYEHVGEQVARWGADCMGDSYSYIGAVVGATYPEMGKVLRKIMPKTYILVPGYGAQGGKGADLVHFFDEDGLGAIVNSSRGIIAAWKQESYQKFGAEHFGEASRAAVLEMIQDISGALQNRS
- a CDS encoding dihydroorotate dehydrogenase electron transfer subunit, yielding MTERYKEQAVIIRQEEISYGIFSMWLKTDKIAGQAGPGQFLSIYCHEGSRLLPRPISICEVDREDRAVRIVYRVAGKGTEELSGMRTGGSLEIVGPLGNGFPLKEKKALLIGGGIGIPPLLQLAKELKCEKQMVLGYRDSLFLQKEFKRRGNVYIATEDGSYGTEGNVLDAIRENGLDGEIIYACGPAPMLRAVKAFARERQMECWVSLEERMACGIGACLACVCKSKERDSHTNVNNKRVCKEGPVFRAEEVEF
- a CDS encoding dihydroorotate dehydrogenase, with product MNTKVKLAGVTLKNPVMTASGTFGSGAEYAEFVDLNKLGAVVTKGVASVPWEGNPTPRVAETYGGMLNAVGLQNPGIDLFVERDIPFLTKYDTKIIVNVCGRTTEDYCEVVKRLASQPVDMLEINISCPNVKEGGIAFGQDPKAVEEITKEIKKYAKQPVIMKLSPNVTDITEMAKAAEAGGADVISLINTITGMKIDVHRRTFALANKTGGLSGPVIHPIAVRMVYEVAQAVRIPIIGMGGITTAEDALELILAGAAAVSVGTASFHNPTVTMEIVEGIQDYMEQYGVKDIRELTGAVRG
- a CDS encoding MATE family efflux transporter, which translates into the protein MAKSVTKDMTNGSPMKLILQFCIPLFFGMLFQQFYSMMDTVIVGKFLGVSALAAVGATGSINFMIIGFCMGVCNGFAIPVAQQFGAGDYHALRKYVANSAWLSIVFAGVMTAAVCVLCRRILLWMNTPADILDGAYSYIFVIFLGIPVIYLYNLLSGIIRSLGDSKSPLIFLIFSSVLNIILDMVLILVFHMGVSGAAWATVISQAISGVACLIYMIKRFDILKMSRDEWRADGIYVKNLCNMGIPMGLQYSITAIGSVILQTSVNTLGSLAVAAIAAASKIGMFFCCPFDAMGSTMATYAGQNVGAGKLERVSRGMKSTCVLGLIYSVLAFLVLAFFGKTIALLFVSPSEHAILQDVSSYLVITAAFFFPLALVNIVRFTIQGLGFSRFAILAGVCEMAARSLVGLGFVPVFGYIAACFASPVAWICADLFLIPAYLYVMKKLYRMMEGENRIAV